A region from the Sphingomonas flavescens genome encodes:
- a CDS encoding metalloregulator ArsR/SmtB family transcription factor — protein sequence MTGALPLADRFQALADPTRLRILALLRQMELSVGELAQILGQSQPRVSRHLKILADAEVLDRRKEGSWVFLTLGDAERVAPLFALIDQWADEDTARWFATDAARTEGIRAERAEAANRYFSGHAEIWDQIRSLHAAESEVEQAIDGALGKRPLGRLVDVGTGTGRMIELFGPRASQAIGIDRSSEMLRLARVKLEAAGIASSLRQGDMYALPLADQTADNIIIHQVLHYAHSPAKAVAEAARVLAPGGTLLVVDFAAHEREELRERDAHIRLGFEEDVMNGWFAAAGLEVDQVRHLEGGELTVTIWRGVKAAEKERRAA from the coding sequence GTGACCGGCGCTTTGCCCCTTGCTGACCGATTTCAGGCGCTTGCCGACCCAACGCGGCTGCGCATTCTCGCTTTGTTACGGCAAATGGAATTGTCGGTCGGAGAGTTGGCGCAGATCCTGGGCCAAAGTCAGCCGCGCGTTTCGCGACATCTCAAGATTCTGGCAGATGCCGAAGTTCTCGATCGCCGCAAGGAAGGCAGCTGGGTTTTCCTGACGCTCGGAGACGCTGAGCGTGTGGCTCCTCTCTTCGCGCTGATCGATCAGTGGGCGGATGAGGACACAGCGCGCTGGTTTGCTACCGATGCAGCGCGGACGGAAGGCATTCGTGCCGAGCGCGCCGAGGCCGCCAACCGCTACTTCTCGGGTCATGCCGAGATCTGGGATCAGATCCGCTCGCTTCACGCTGCCGAGAGCGAGGTCGAGCAGGCGATTGACGGCGCCTTGGGCAAGCGCCCGCTCGGGCGGCTGGTCGACGTCGGTACCGGCACGGGTCGCATGATCGAGCTATTCGGTCCGCGCGCATCGCAGGCGATCGGCATCGACCGTTCGTCGGAAATGCTGCGCCTCGCCCGTGTGAAGCTTGAGGCGGCCGGTATCGCATCCAGCCTCCGTCAGGGCGACATGTACGCATTGCCGCTCGCCGATCAGACGGCGGACAATATCATCATCCATCAGGTACTCCATTATGCTCATTCGCCTGCAAAGGCGGTCGCTGAGGCGGCGCGCGTACTTGCGCCCGGCGGTACATTGCTGGTCGTCGATTTCGCAGCGCACGAGCGCGAGGAATTGCGCGAGCGCGATGCCCACATCCGCCTCGGCTTCGAGGAAGACGTCATGAACGGCTGGTTCGCGGCGGCCGGACTCGAGGTCGATCAGGTCCGCCATCTGGAAGGCGGCGAGCTCACGGTCACCATCTGGCGAGGCGTGAAGGCTGCCGAGAAAGAGCGGAGGGCCGCATGA
- the groL gene encoding chaperonin GroEL (60 kDa chaperone family; promotes refolding of misfolded polypeptides especially under stressful conditions; forms two stacked rings of heptamers to form a barrel-shaped 14mer; ends can be capped by GroES; misfolded proteins enter the barrel where they are refolded when GroES binds): MAAKDVKFSRDARERILNGVDILANAVKVTLGPKGRNVVIDKSFGAPRITKDGVTVAKEIELKDKFENMGAQMVREVASKTNDLAGDGTTTATVLAQSIVREGMKSVAAGMNPMDLKRGIDLAVGKVVADLKSRSKDVQGSSEIAQVGIISANGDKEVGEKIAEAMEKVGKEGVITVEEAKGLEFELDVVEGMQFDRGYLSPYFITNPEKMQVELSDPYILIHEKKLSNLQAMLPILEAVVQSGRPLLIIAEDIEGEALATLVVNKLRGGLKVAAVKAPGFGDRRKAMLEDIAILTGGEMISEDLGIKLESVSLNMLGQAKRVTIDKDNTTIVDGNGTRENIEGRVGAIRQQIENTTSDYDREKLQERLAKLAGGVAVIKVGGASEVEVKERKDRVDDALHATRAAVEEGIVPGGGTALLYATKALEGLKGDNDDQTRGIDIIRKALQSPVRQIAENAGHDGAVVAGKLIDGNDVNLGFNAQTEVYENLVQAGVIDPTKVVRTALQDAASVAGLLITTEASIAEAPDDKPAPAMAGGGMGGMGGMDF, from the coding sequence ATGGCAGCCAAGGACGTGAAATTCAGCCGCGATGCGCGTGAGCGCATTCTCAACGGCGTCGACATCCTCGCCAATGCGGTGAAAGTGACGCTCGGCCCCAAGGGCCGCAACGTCGTCATCGACAAGAGCTTCGGCGCACCGCGCATCACCAAGGACGGCGTCACCGTCGCCAAGGAAATCGAGCTCAAGGACAAGTTCGAGAACATGGGCGCCCAGATGGTGCGCGAAGTGGCCTCGAAGACCAACGACCTCGCCGGTGACGGCACCACCACCGCGACGGTGCTGGCGCAGTCGATCGTCCGCGAAGGCATGAAGTCGGTCGCGGCCGGTATGAACCCGATGGACCTCAAGCGCGGCATCGATCTCGCCGTCGGCAAGGTTGTCGCGGACCTCAAGAGCCGGTCGAAGGACGTGCAGGGCTCGAGCGAGATCGCTCAGGTCGGCATCATCTCGGCCAATGGCGACAAGGAAGTCGGCGAGAAGATCGCCGAAGCCATGGAAAAGGTCGGCAAGGAAGGCGTGATCACCGTCGAAGAGGCGAAGGGTCTCGAGTTCGAGCTCGACGTCGTCGAAGGCATGCAGTTCGACCGCGGCTATCTGTCGCCCTACTTCATCACCAACCCGGAAAAGATGCAGGTCGAGCTTAGCGACCCCTACATCCTGATCCACGAGAAGAAGCTGTCGAACCTTCAGGCGATGCTCCCGATCCTGGAAGCTGTAGTTCAGAGCGGCCGTCCGCTGCTGATCATCGCCGAGGACATCGAAGGCGAAGCGCTGGCAACCCTGGTCGTCAACAAGCTGCGCGGCGGCCTCAAGGTTGCGGCCGTCAAGGCGCCGGGCTTCGGCGATCGCCGCAAGGCGATGCTCGAGGACATCGCGATCCTCACCGGCGGTGAGATGATCAGCGAAGATCTCGGCATCAAGCTCGAGAGCGTTTCGCTGAACATGCTCGGCCAGGCCAAGCGCGTGACGATCGACAAGGACAACACGACGATCGTCGACGGCAACGGCACCCGCGAGAACATCGAGGGCCGCGTTGGCGCGATCCGCCAGCAGATCGAGAACACCACTTCCGACTACGACCGCGAGAAGCTCCAGGAGCGTCTGGCGAAGCTCGCGGGCGGTGTCGCGGTGATCAAGGTCGGCGGTGCGTCCGAGGTCGAGGTCAAGGAGCGCAAGGATCGCGTGGACGACGCACTTCACGCGACCCGTGCGGCCGTCGAAGAGGGCATCGTTCCGGGCGGCGGTACCGCGCTGCTCTACGCCACCAAGGCGCTCGAAGGCCTCAAGGGTGACAACGACGACCAGACCCGCGGCATCGACATCATCCGCAAGGCGCTTCAGTCGCCGGTGCGGCAGATTGCCGAGAACGCCGGTCATGACGGCGCGGTTGTTGCGGGCAAGCTGATCGACGGCAACGACGTCAATCTCGGCTTCAACGCTCAGACCGAGGTTTACGAGAACCTGGTCCAGGCCGGCGTGATCGACCCGACCAAGGTCGTCCGCACCGCGCTTCAGGACGCGGCGTCGGTGGCGGGTCTGCTGATCACCACCGAAGCCTCGATCGCCGAGGCGCCGGACGACAAGCCGGCTCCGGCGATGGCCGGCGGCGGCATGGGCGGAATGGGCGGAATGGACTTCTAA
- the groES gene encoding co-chaperone GroES translates to MGFRPLHDRVLVRRVEADEKTAGGIIIPDTAKEKPQEGEVISVGTGARADDGKVTPLDVKAGDKILFGKWSGTEVKIDGEDLIIMKESDILGIVG, encoded by the coding sequence ATGGGTTTCAGGCCGCTTCATGATCGTGTTCTCGTCCGTCGCGTCGAGGCCGATGAAAAGACCGCCGGCGGGATCATCATCCCGGACACTGCCAAGGAAAAGCCGCAGGAAGGCGAAGTCATCTCCGTCGGGACCGGCGCGCGCGCCGACGATGGCAAGGTCACGCCGCTGGACGTCAAGGCCGGCGACAAGATCCTGTTCGGCAAGTGGTCGGGCACCGAGGTCAAGATCGACGGTGAAGACCTGATCATCATGAAGGAAAGCGACATCCTCGGGATCGTCGGCTGA
- a CDS encoding MATE family efflux transporter, whose product MRQETSIAGRRSPWRDELRATLALAWPLILANLTMQLIQATDVILLGWLGAKELAAAALGLSLSFGMVLFALGVLTASSPMIASALGARFNAVRDVRRTFRQSVWAAALMAAPVLVVLWNAEGIILAFGQEPELASLAGRFLRGYMWVIPPWMLFQTLRNFVSAMERPGWILVISSVGIPLNALVSWALIFGHLGLPALGILGGGIGSSIVWTAMALALTAVVLSDRQFRRFHLFGRFWRPDWPRFRQLFRLGGPIGLTMGFEGGVFSAAAYLMGLFGAPSVAAHQIALQIAATTFMVPLALGQAATVRVGLAYGRNDPHAVALAGWTAFVLGIAFMTVMAGVMFLFPRELITLFLDDSAANANVISLGVSFLLIAALFQIADGAQVVGAGMLRGLHDTRVPMIFALFGYWAIGLGVGIALAFVLDWRGVGIWVGLAAGLGVVALLMLWRWTQRGTLGLADREPPKIKAVATH is encoded by the coding sequence ATGCGGCAGGAAACCAGCATCGCCGGGCGACGCAGTCCTTGGCGCGACGAACTTCGCGCCACGCTCGCGCTTGCCTGGCCGTTGATCCTCGCCAATCTGACCATGCAGTTGATCCAGGCGACCGATGTCATCCTGCTTGGGTGGCTAGGGGCAAAGGAGCTTGCAGCTGCCGCGCTGGGCCTCAGCCTCTCGTTCGGCATGGTGTTGTTTGCGCTTGGCGTGCTCACGGCCTCGTCGCCGATGATCGCTTCCGCGCTTGGCGCGCGCTTCAACGCCGTGCGCGATGTCCGCCGCACGTTTCGGCAGTCTGTGTGGGCCGCCGCGTTGATGGCCGCGCCCGTTCTCGTCGTCCTGTGGAACGCCGAGGGCATTATCCTCGCCTTCGGTCAGGAACCTGAACTGGCGTCGCTCGCCGGTCGCTTTCTGCGCGGATACATGTGGGTCATTCCGCCGTGGATGCTGTTCCAGACCCTGCGCAATTTCGTTTCCGCGATGGAGCGGCCGGGTTGGATCCTGGTGATCAGCTCCGTCGGCATACCGCTCAATGCGCTTGTCAGCTGGGCCCTCATCTTCGGCCATCTCGGCCTGCCTGCGCTCGGTATCCTGGGCGGCGGGATCGGCAGTTCGATCGTGTGGACGGCCATGGCGCTGGCGCTCACCGCCGTGGTGCTGTCCGATCGTCAATTCCGGCGCTTTCATTTGTTCGGCCGGTTCTGGCGGCCAGACTGGCCCCGGTTTCGCCAGCTGTTCCGGCTCGGCGGTCCGATCGGATTGACGATGGGCTTCGAAGGCGGCGTGTTCAGTGCCGCCGCCTATCTGATGGGCCTGTTTGGAGCGCCCTCGGTCGCGGCACATCAGATTGCGCTACAGATCGCGGCGACGACGTTCATGGTCCCGCTGGCCCTCGGCCAGGCGGCGACGGTCCGCGTCGGCCTCGCTTATGGACGCAACGACCCGCACGCTGTCGCGCTCGCGGGTTGGACGGCCTTCGTTCTGGGCATTGCGTTCATGACGGTGATGGCCGGCGTCATGTTCCTGTTTCCGCGCGAACTGATCACGCTGTTTCTCGATGACAGTGCCGCGAATGCGAACGTGATTTCGCTCGGTGTTTCGTTTCTCCTGATCGCCGCCTTGTTTCAAATCGCGGACGGCGCTCAGGTCGTCGGCGCCGGCATGCTGCGCGGGCTGCATGACACGCGCGTCCCGATGATCTTTGCGCTCTTCGGCTATTGGGCGATCGGCCTGGGGGTCGGCATCGCCCTGGCGTTTGTTCTCGACTGGCGCGGGGTGGGAATTTGGGTCGGTCTGGCGGCCGGTCTAGGCGTCGTCGCACTCCTCATGTTGTGGCGCTGGACGCAGCGCGGGACGCTCGGGCTGGCGGACCGCGAACCCCCCAAAATCAAAGCCGTCGCGACCCATTGA
- the sppA gene encoding signal peptide peptidase SppA has protein sequence MKFVRAIWKLLVGVKDALVLLLLLLFFGGLYGALSARPAPVKDGVLDLNLNGSVVEQPARRQWSDVASGGALGQYRLRDLVAAMDKARTDDRVKVVALDLDGFTGGGATAINDLAEAVRRVRGAGKPVVAYGVGYTDDSYALASAASEIWLNPLGGVLISGPGGSNLYYKGLLDKLGVTANVYRVGTYKSAVEPYIRNDMSPEARQNYQALDGARLETWKQAVKQARPKANIDLFLSNMNGAVAAAGGDMAKAALQAGLIDKVGERQDFEARLAQLGGGAGDRGNAFKEIKLGAYINDVVDRKPSGPIGVVTIAGMIVDGKAGPGTAGGDTIAKQIQDGIRNKGVKALVVRVDSPGGSVLASERIRQALLEAKSKKIPVVVSMGSVAASGGYWVSTPADFIYAEPSTITGSIGVFGVLPSFQGTLAKLGVGADGVKTTPLSGEPDLLKGPSPEAGQLIQTGVESTYGRFLSIVAQSRHKTPQQIDQIAQGRVWDGGTARQIGLVDGFGGMSEAIGKAAELAKLGDERRVRYLEAQPSFSDQLIEAWATKDNDQAAPTDAFSLMARKPQDQLAQVFAEVQSILSGPSIQARCLECQVSAPARSPTHDQTLLALLRSWLTV, from the coding sequence ATGAAATTCGTTCGCGCAATCTGGAAGCTGCTGGTCGGAGTGAAGGACGCCTTGGTCCTGCTGCTTCTGCTGCTGTTCTTTGGCGGCCTCTATGGCGCGCTGTCCGCCCGTCCCGCGCCGGTGAAGGACGGGGTGCTTGATCTCAATCTCAACGGCAGCGTGGTGGAGCAGCCAGCGCGCCGTCAATGGTCGGACGTCGCCAGCGGCGGCGCGCTCGGGCAATACCGCCTGCGCGATCTGGTCGCCGCAATGGACAAGGCGCGCACCGACGACCGGGTGAAGGTGGTCGCCCTCGACCTCGACGGGTTCACCGGTGGCGGCGCAACGGCGATCAACGATCTGGCTGAAGCCGTGCGGCGCGTCCGTGGCGCGGGTAAGCCGGTGGTTGCTTATGGTGTCGGTTATACCGACGACAGCTACGCCCTGGCGTCGGCGGCATCGGAAATCTGGCTCAATCCGCTCGGCGGCGTGCTCATCTCCGGGCCGGGCGGATCGAACCTCTATTACAAGGGCCTGCTCGACAAGCTTGGCGTGACCGCCAACGTCTATCGCGTTGGCACCTATAAGTCGGCGGTCGAGCCTTACATTCGCAACGACATGTCGCCCGAAGCGCGGCAGAATTACCAGGCACTGGACGGAGCGCGGCTGGAGACCTGGAAACAGGCGGTCAAGCAGGCGCGGCCCAAGGCGAATATCGACCTCTTCCTGTCCAACATGAACGGCGCGGTGGCGGCCGCTGGCGGCGACATGGCAAAAGCCGCTTTGCAGGCGGGTCTGATCGATAAGGTCGGCGAGCGGCAGGATTTTGAGGCACGGCTGGCGCAACTCGGCGGCGGCGCGGGCGACCGCGGCAACGCGTTCAAGGAAATCAAGCTCGGCGCCTACATCAACGACGTGGTTGATCGAAAGCCGAGCGGACCCATCGGCGTGGTCACCATCGCGGGGATGATCGTCGACGGCAAAGCCGGCCCCGGAACTGCGGGCGGCGACACCATCGCCAAGCAAATCCAGGACGGGATTCGCAACAAGGGGGTGAAAGCGCTGGTCGTGCGGGTCGATAGCCCGGGCGGTTCGGTGCTGGCTTCCGAGCGCATCCGGCAGGCGTTGCTGGAAGCTAAATCCAAGAAAATCCCCGTCGTCGTGTCGATGGGCAGCGTGGCCGCTTCTGGCGGCTACTGGGTCTCGACCCCGGCCGATTTCATCTATGCCGAGCCGTCGACGATCACCGGGTCGATCGGCGTGTTCGGCGTGCTTCCGAGCTTCCAGGGCACCCTGGCCAAGTTGGGCGTCGGCGCGGATGGCGTGAAGACGACACCGCTGTCGGGCGAACCGGACCTGCTCAAGGGCCCTTCGCCGGAAGCCGGACAACTGATCCAGACAGGCGTCGAATCCACCTATGGACGCTTTCTCAGCATTGTCGCGCAGTCGCGGCACAAGACGCCGCAGCAGATCGACCAGATCGCGCAGGGGCGCGTGTGGGACGGCGGCACGGCGCGCCAGATCGGGCTGGTCGACGGCTTCGGTGGGATGAGCGAGGCGATCGGCAAGGCCGCCGAACTGGCCAAGCTCGGCGACGAGCGGCGCGTCCGGTACCTTGAGGCGCAGCCGAGCTTCAGCGATCAACTGATCGAAGCCTGGGCGACGAAGGACAATGACCAGGCTGCCCCGACCGACGCTTTCTCGCTGATGGCGCGCAAGCCGCAGGACCAGCTCGCGCAGGTGTTTGCCGAGGTGCAGTCGATCCTGAGCGGACCGAGCATCCAGGCGCGCTGCCTGGAGTGTCAGGTATCCGCGCCGGCGCGATCGCCCACGCACGATCAGACCCTGCTGGCGCTGCTGCGCAGCTGGCTGACCGTATAG
- a CDS encoding M28 family metallopeptidase, translated as MKTIFAALCATAALATTPALAQSTITERSVAAHEAFLASDALQGRGSATRDEAIAAVYVASQFQAYGLVPAPGMDGYLQKAVVVRETLTAPATLTVGGAAIASPTLLLSSGKPISGTLAVAAVADPAKLPTADIVLVSAKDADPMTIYRAIAGKPVKLLIVRENEGSRKLLGMLGGKPRLPVYLEEKPPRERPSLITLPDAAVDALASRVGAPVMLNIATTKERATTTNAIGYLKGRDAKAGTLLLTAHLDHLGLRPDGTIMPGANDDASGTTAVMELARALATGKQPRRSILFVCYGSEEIGGYGSTYFGEHPPVRLDQIAANIEFEMIGSQDPKLPKNTLMMTGFDRSNLGPALKAHGALVTSDPYPEQNFFQRSDNYSLALKGVVAHTVSGWAVVPTYHQPTDTAANLNIPFMTSAIRSLVAPMRWLADSSFTPAWTANGRPTQER; from the coding sequence TTGAAAACTATATTTGCCGCGCTCTGCGCGACTGCTGCGCTGGCGACGACACCGGCGCTGGCGCAAAGCACGATCACCGAGCGGTCGGTCGCCGCACATGAGGCATTTCTGGCAAGCGACGCCTTGCAGGGACGCGGCAGCGCAACCCGCGACGAAGCGATTGCCGCCGTCTATGTCGCGTCGCAATTCCAGGCGTACGGCCTGGTACCGGCGCCGGGAATGGACGGCTATCTGCAGAAAGCAGTTGTTGTACGCGAGACGCTGACGGCTCCCGCGACCTTGACGGTGGGCGGCGCAGCCATCGCCTCTCCAACGCTGTTGCTCAGCTCGGGCAAGCCGATTTCGGGCACTCTCGCGGTGGCGGCCGTTGCGGATCCGGCGAAACTTCCAACTGCGGACATCGTGCTGGTGTCGGCCAAGGACGCCGACCCGATGACGATCTATCGCGCGATCGCTGGCAAGCCCGTCAAGCTGCTCATCGTTCGCGAGAATGAAGGAAGCCGAAAGCTACTCGGCATGCTCGGCGGGAAACCCCGCCTGCCGGTGTATCTCGAGGAAAAGCCGCCACGCGAGCGGCCCAGCCTCATAACGTTGCCGGACGCTGCCGTTGACGCACTGGCGAGCAGAGTGGGCGCCCCAGTCATGCTGAATATCGCGACGACAAAAGAGCGCGCCACGACCACCAACGCCATTGGCTACCTAAAAGGCCGCGACGCGAAGGCCGGAACGCTGCTGCTGACGGCGCATCTCGATCACCTGGGTTTGCGTCCCGACGGCACGATCATGCCGGGCGCCAATGACGATGCTTCCGGAACCACGGCGGTGATGGAGCTGGCGCGCGCCCTGGCGACCGGCAAGCAGCCGCGGCGGAGCATTCTGTTCGTTTGCTACGGGAGCGAGGAGATCGGTGGCTACGGATCGACCTATTTCGGCGAGCATCCGCCGGTGCGGCTCGATCAAATCGCCGCGAACATCGAGTTCGAAATGATCGGCTCGCAGGATCCAAAGCTCCCGAAGAATACGCTGATGATGACGGGCTTCGATCGGTCGAACCTCGGTCCGGCGCTGAAGGCGCACGGCGCGCTGGTGACGAGCGACCCCTATCCCGAACAGAATTTCTTCCAGCGTTCGGACAACTACTCGCTCGCGCTGAAGGGCGTGGTCGCGCACACGGTGTCGGGTTGGGCGGTGGTGCCGACCTATCACCAGCCGACCGACACGGCAGCCAACCTCAACATCCCATTCATGACGAGCGCGATCCGCTCGCTGGTGGCGCCAATGCGATGGCTTGCGGACAGCAGTTTCACGCCCGCCTGGACAGCCAACGGACGACCGACGCAGGAACGTTAG
- the lpdA gene encoding dihydrolipoyl dehydrogenase: MADYDFDVLVIGAGPGGYVAAIRAAQLGLKTACAESRETLGGTCLNVGCIPSKAMLHASEYFDAAANGAMAKMGIKVTPELDLDTMHAQRRDAVKGLTGGIEFLFKKNKVEWLKGRASFESADTVKVGDRTVRAKNIVIATGSSVTPLPGVEIDEKIVVSSTGALELEKVPAHMVVIGGGVIGLELGSVWRRLGAKVTCVEFLDQILPGFDDDVRKEANKIFKKQGIEFRLGTKVTGVKVDGSKASLTVEPAKGGAAETLDADVVLVSIGRRPNTEGLALDKAGLSVNQRGQIETDHDFRTKVQGVWAIGDVIPGPMLAHKAEDEGIAVAENIAGQTGIVNHDVIPSVVYTMPEIAGVGLTEAQAKEHGEVKVGKFPMLANSRAKTNHEPDGFVKVIADAKTDRVLGVWCIASVAGTMIAEAALAMEFGATSEDIAYTCHAHPTHSEALKEAAMGVTGKPIHI, encoded by the coding sequence ATGGCTGATTACGATTTCGACGTGCTGGTGATTGGTGCCGGTCCTGGCGGTTACGTCGCGGCGATCCGCGCTGCGCAGCTCGGCCTGAAGACCGCGTGCGCCGAAAGCCGCGAAACGCTTGGCGGTACGTGCCTCAATGTCGGCTGCATCCCTTCGAAGGCGATGCTGCACGCGTCGGAATATTTCGATGCTGCAGCTAATGGCGCGATGGCCAAGATGGGCATCAAGGTCACGCCCGAGCTCGACCTCGACACCATGCACGCGCAGCGCCGCGATGCGGTGAAGGGCCTGACCGGCGGCATCGAATTCCTGTTCAAGAAGAACAAGGTCGAATGGCTGAAAGGCCGCGCCAGCTTCGAAAGCGCCGATACCGTCAAGGTCGGCGACCGGACCGTCCGTGCGAAGAACATCGTCATCGCCACCGGCTCGTCGGTGACCCCGCTTCCAGGCGTCGAGATCGACGAGAAGATCGTGGTCTCTTCCACCGGCGCGCTCGAACTGGAAAAAGTCCCGGCGCATATGGTGGTGATTGGCGGCGGCGTGATCGGGCTCGAGCTTGGCAGCGTGTGGCGGCGGCTCGGTGCCAAGGTCACCTGCGTCGAGTTCCTCGATCAGATCCTGCCCGGCTTCGACGACGACGTCCGCAAGGAAGCCAACAAGATTTTCAAGAAGCAGGGTATCGAGTTCCGGCTCGGCACTAAGGTTACCGGCGTGAAAGTCGATGGCAGCAAGGCCAGCTTGACCGTCGAACCGGCAAAGGGCGGTGCTGCGGAAACGCTCGATGCCGACGTGGTTCTAGTCTCCATTGGCCGGCGTCCGAACACGGAGGGCCTCGCGCTCGACAAGGCGGGCCTGTCGGTCAATCAGCGCGGCCAGATCGAAACCGATCACGACTTCCGCACCAAGGTGCAGGGCGTGTGGGCGATCGGCGACGTGATCCCCGGCCCGATGCTCGCGCACAAGGCCGAGGATGAGGGCATTGCGGTCGCCGAGAACATCGCGGGCCAGACCGGGATCGTGAACCACGACGTCATCCCGTCGGTCGTCTACACCATGCCCGAGATCGCGGGCGTGGGCCTAACCGAAGCACAGGCCAAGGAGCATGGCGAGGTAAAGGTCGGCAAGTTCCCGATGCTCGCCAACAGCCGTGCCAAGACCAACCACGAGCCGGACGGCTTCGTGAAGGTCATCGCGGACGCCAAGACCGACCGCGTGCTGGGCGTCTGGTGCATCGCCAGCGTCGCCGGCACGATGATCGCCGAGGCAGCGCTGGCAATGGAGTTCGGCGCGACCAGCGAGGACATCGCCTACACCTGCCACGCGCACCCGACGCACAGCGAAGCGCTCAAGGAAGCGGCGATGGGCGTGACCGGGAAGCCGATCCACATTTGA
- the odhB gene encoding 2-oxoglutarate dehydrogenase complex dihydrolipoyllysine-residue succinyltransferase, translating to MATEVQVPALGESITEGTLAQWLKQPGETVAADEPIASLETDKVSVEVPSPIAGVLTEQLAKEGDTVAVGAAIARIDQSGRASAAAPAQAAAATSTNPTGPAETPALREDAQPTPPASPDAAPQDAGITSLSPAVRRAVLEHHVDPTRIRGTGKDGRLTKDDVIAAAEAQKAAPAPEAKAPSAPAAAPAQQAPATKAATGDRAEERVKMSRLRQTIAKRLKDAQNTAALLTTFNDVDMTAVIDARARYKDLFEKKHGIRLGFMGFFVKAVALAAKDVPSVNASIEGDEIVYHDYLDVSVAVSAPKGLVVPVVRNADAMSFAEIEKAIAGYGKKAKEGTLTADDMAGGTFTISNGGVFGSLLSTPIINPPQSAVLGMHRIEERPVAKDGQVVIRPMMYLALSYDHRLIDGREAVTFLVRIKEAIEDPTRLLIDL from the coding sequence ATGGCCACCGAAGTTCAAGTTCCGGCGCTCGGCGAATCGATTACCGAAGGCACGCTTGCCCAATGGCTCAAGCAGCCGGGCGAAACGGTCGCGGCCGACGAGCCTATCGCCAGCCTGGAGACAGACAAGGTCAGCGTCGAAGTGCCGTCGCCGATCGCCGGCGTACTGACCGAGCAGTTGGCCAAGGAAGGCGACACCGTCGCGGTCGGCGCCGCCATCGCGCGGATCGACCAGTCGGGCAGGGCCAGCGCCGCCGCGCCCGCACAGGCGGCTGCGGCGACTTCGACCAATCCGACAGGACCGGCCGAAACGCCCGCCCTGCGTGAGGATGCGCAACCGACCCCGCCCGCCAGCCCGGACGCCGCGCCGCAGGACGCGGGGATTACATCCCTGTCGCCGGCCGTGCGCCGCGCGGTGCTGGAGCATCACGTCGATCCGACACGCATCCGCGGCACCGGCAAGGACGGACGCCTGACCAAGGACGATGTGATCGCCGCCGCCGAAGCGCAGAAGGCTGCGCCGGCACCGGAAGCCAAAGCACCGTCCGCCCCTGCGGCTGCTCCCGCGCAACAAGCGCCTGCCACGAAGGCCGCGACTGGCGACCGTGCAGAAGAGCGCGTAAAAATGTCGCGGCTGCGGCAGACGATCGCCAAGCGCCTCAAGGATGCGCAGAACACAGCCGCGCTGCTGACTACGTTCAACGATGTCGACATGACCGCCGTCATCGACGCCCGCGCCCGCTACAAGGACCTGTTCGAGAAGAAGCACGGCATCCGCCTCGGCTTCATGGGCTTCTTCGTGAAGGCCGTCGCGCTGGCCGCCAAGGACGTCCCCTCGGTCAACGCCAGCATCGAGGGCGACGAGATCGTCTACCACGACTATCTCGACGTCTCGGTCGCGGTGTCGGCGCCCAAGGGGCTGGTCGTTCCGGTCGTCCGCAATGCCGACGCGATGAGCTTCGCCGAGATCGAAAAGGCGATCGCCGGCTACGGCAAGAAGGCCAAGGAAGGCACGCTGACCGCCGACGACATGGCGGGCGGCACCTTCACCATCTCCAACGGCGGTGTGTTCGGCTCGCTGCTGTCGACGCCGATCATCAACCCGCCGCAGTCGGCAGTGCTCGGCATGCACCGCATCGAGGAGCGTCCGGTTGCCAAGGACGGCCAGGTTGTCATCCGCCCGATGATGTACCTCGCGCTCAGCTACGACCACCGTTTGATCGACGGCCGCGAAGCGGTCACGTTCCTGGTCCGCATCAAGGAAGCGATCGAGGATCCGACGCGGCTACTGATCGACCTTTAG